The following are encoded together in the Gasterosteus aculeatus chromosome 7, fGasAcu3.hap1.1, whole genome shotgun sequence genome:
- the c7h4orf54 gene encoding uncharacterized protein C4orf54 homolog isoform X1, which produces MKTEQTCVETPATLRELKDVLQKEAHRGEEEDPDKKDKSNYVHLELMDVDLCGTNPEKDSGFGQKKDQMPAFINGSNAGALRETEAAKQVAIKTNTETKTHNVSGVGKYVENVKEGPPDPSNLPCLNAKSEGCFKSGVEGERAITQSEVSKRKDNKNPPQGEGLYSIDNYLSGRSDEDSEEEDDDISSVICDDCVSCVTEDESHYITTHEIQLLELSDHEQDFDLGGGSSTSWDIEDDNQVYSFVDYASCNGGGTAGERGDAVQPRSTVATTAVSTPLESDPIDGAKFTSSDESVSKHLQQHLRSGNSSGQIHLSIRTTSRAINDPGSIQERGGILYHARRSGDMSRYVLKGVDGKAETLCDRAKCFIAAPGRLHFGCRLTGKEVTGYSSGASSAVSSLDEADKEVRNLTAKAFKSLAYPYFESINFSTSSESSASEQGKGINSWATFVDLKYGNMNMSRGLDQSVLSHQNSAASFEIAKNIKHIGCKGIALASIKPPSSKIFTLNGEPHSTSSAKQIELTGEFSQSHSGVIRLTETLNFRCNVKSGMSGGERLSKFAQNAAGSRSTDAVTDRLPSGQRRGASKSPSETMEDTHKKAVFASSLIKNVISKKMQFEQERKMERGEISERHPTPSPCLARQESEGHGEKGSKELRRQSSKFSESSAEYAIVYVDELGDLLESGTCDTRSDSRRQDAAAPAPQTNLEPASRAGIAAKKGELEASKSTLLRSQNSAFRCWRDEELELQKDHKNDTTPVRLHSADGKEGEGEQKSAGSGKLTKMSHLFVPSIQLLSGDGEAGQQLQNRNDSPWDGGEIESSNNTLYVAGSVVTSKSPEIKINLRSARDNKMDTFGVSKLRAPNIGCNAASLIRADDLKCQALAAALKGESSDKVPHFMVRDIRDNKGKLQTPIHQVRDVRKLVKSSYHFVSLDKNKSDSHSEQKKQMSYGNYNSVSPVMIKCQSVNTNNGKHSVNLTELSKQEPFDANRLTPEGAKNAQPQSAAGRAPMGDTSDSSVGVIGLTIESRASSTKQETLLDITDKKPESTIPNQGALAKLQAAVKTMEQLYKFEKNEWKRKTEPHLLTDSHVLSLIAGDEHGGLEDDGRRASMERTARTDSHQNHDNNSPPLGVSPGTVSLLRREDKDLSMFFQQPDSHRDRLDARSIEAVGKRNMSKPSTQTNFSNKSFLPKSPKLPVSLKVSRTKPSGKEGAKSKEVERSTQELFSVSADNENYLTIPAKTKISSNRQVSSAEKTKAVYNHTHPNTPSGHLGSGARGFDNTGSSIVMDTGLPENPPATIYHSLPLGMSTNQPQMYCFSPAITPAPTVDPFQVTQRKMLLDPTTGSYYLVDTPVQPATKRLFDPETGQYVDVPMPQPSMTPVPLPISPLALSPGAYGHTYMIYPGFMPTPSVIPARTLVQSQMSMQSEAEGEGKAVIQQADGRYMESPFYMATGKSTKQAGHGAHQPGATNRPLQAFPRQPVISFTSQQGPRIIAPPSFDGTTMSFVVEHRTEL; this is translated from the coding sequence ATGAAGACAGAGCAAACCTGTGTGGAGACGCCGGCGACTCTACGGGAGCTCAAAGACGTGCTCCAAAAAGAGGcgcacagaggagaggaggaggacccagacaaaaaagacaaaagcaattACGTCCATTTGGAATTAATGGACGTGGACTTATGCGGGACAAACCCGGAGAAGGACTCTGGCTTTGGCCAAAAGAAAGACCAAATGCCTGCCTTCATCAACGGCAGCAACGCCGGAGCTCTGCGCGAAACGGAAGCGGCCAAGCAGGTGGCGATTAAAACCAATACtgaaactaaaacacacaatgtttcTGGAGTTGGAAAATATGTAGAGAATGTCAAGGAGGGTCCACCTGATCCATCAAATCTCCCTTGTCTTAACGCAAAGTCGGAGGGTTGCTTCAAATCAGGAGTCGAGGGTGAGCGCGCAATAACGCAGTCGGAGGTGtccaaaagaaaagacaacaaaaacccTCCACAAGGTGAGGGATTATACAGTATTGATAACTATCTGAGCGGAAGAAGTGATGAGGATagtgaagaagaggatgatgacATTAGTTCGGTGATTTGCGACGACTGCGTCTCGTGCGTAACGGAGGATGAGTCCCATTATATTACCACGCACGAGATCCAGCTCTTGGAGCTCTCTGATCACGAGCAGGACTTCGATCTCGGTGGcggctcctccaccagctgggaCATCGAGGACGACAACCAGGTGTACTCGTTTGTCGACTACGCCTCGTGTAATGGTGGTGGGacggcgggggagaggggggacgcCGTACAGCCTCGATCAACGGTCGCGACAACAGCAGTCAGCACTCCGCTTGAAAGTGATCCCATCGATGGGGCCAAATTCACCAGCTCAGATGAGAGCGTGTCAAAgcacctgcagcagcacctGCGCAGTGGGAACAGTTCGGGACAGatccacctgtcaatcagaacCACGTCTCGAGCTATAAATGACCCTGGCAGCATCCAAGAACGGGGGGGGATACTGTATCATGCCAGGCGCTCCGGGGATATGAGTCGCTATGTGTTGAAGGGGGTTGATGGGAAGGCAGAGACGTTGTGTGACAGGGCGAAGTGTTTCATAGCCGCGCCCGGACGCTTGCACTTTGGCTGTAGATTGACAGGGAAAGAGGTCACCGGGTATTCCAGCGGTGCATCCAGCGCTGTCAGCTCCCTGGATGAGGCTGACAAGGAGGTACGCAACCTGACAGCCAAAGCCTTCAAGAGCCTGGCGTATCCCTACTTTGAATCCATCAATTTCAGCACCTCTAGCGAGTCTTCGGCATCAGAGCAAGGGAAAGGTATAAACAGTTGGGCTACGTTTGTTGACCTGAAATATGGCAATATGAACATGTCACGGGGTCTGGACCAAAGTGTGCTTTCCCATCAAAACTCTGCAGCCTCATTTGAAATAGCAAAGAATATAAAACATATAGGTTGTAAGGGCATCGCTCTGGCGAGCATCAAACCGCCCTCCAGCAAGATATTCACTCTAAATGGCGAACCCCACAGCACGTCGTCAGCAAAGCAAATCGAGCTGACCGGGGAATTCAGTCAGAGCCACAGCGGAGTGATTAGACTCACGGAGACTTTGAATTTCCGTTGCAATGTCAAATCAGGAATGTCTGGAGGAGAAAGGCTCTCTAAGTTTGCACAAAACGCTGCAGGATCACGTTCCACAGATGCGGTTACCGACAGGTTGCCAAGTGGCCAGAGGAGAGGGGCCAGCAAGTCGCCTTCTGAAACCATGGAAGACACGCACAAGAAAGCCGTATTCGCCTCGAGcctgattaaaaatgtaatttctaaGAAGATGCAGTTCGAGCAGGAGCGCAAGATGGAACGGGGGGAGATAAGCGAGCGGCATCCGACGCCCTCCCCGTGCCTCGCGCGCCAGGAGAGCGAAGGCCACGGGGAGAAGGGAAGCAAGGAGCTGCGCAGACAGAGCTCCAAGTTTTCCGAGAGCAGCGCCGAGTACGCGATTGTGTACGTGGATGAATTGGGGGACCTCTTGGAAAGCGGCACGTGTGATACCAGGAGCGACTCTCGGAGACAAGACGCGGCCGCTCCTGCGCCTCAAACTAATTTAGAACCGGCCAGTAGGGCTGGAATCGCAGCTAAAAAAGGCGAGTTGGAAGCGTCCAAAAGTACGCTCCTTCGCAGCCAAAATAGCGCATTCAGGTGCTGGAGGGACGAGGAGCTAGAGTTGCAAAAGGATCATAAAAACGATACAACTCCGGTGAGGTTGCACTCGGCTGACGGAAAAGAGGGCGAAGGAGAGCAGAAATCAGCGGGAAGCGGCAAACTGACgaaaatgtcacatttgtttGTGCCAAGTATCCAACTGCTATCTGGTGACGGAGAAGCCGGGCAGCAGCTGcagaacagaaatgattctcCATGGGACGGAGGAGAGATCGAAAGCTCTAACAACACGTTGTACGTCGCAGGCTCCGTGGTAACGTCTAAATCTCCTgaaattaaaattaatttaagGAGCGCCAGAGATAATAAAATGGATACTTTCGGCGTTTCTAAACTACGCGCTCCCAATATAGGCTGCAACGCCGCCAGCCTCATCAGGGCGGATGATTTAAAATGCCAGGCGCTGGCTGCAGCTCTGAAAGGTGAGTCGTCAGATAAAGTGCCGCACTTCATGGTCAGAGACATTCGAGATAACAAAGGGAAGCTGCAGACGCCCATCCACCAAGTGAGAGACGTGCGTAAATTGGTGAAAAGTTCTTATCACTTTGTCTCTttagataaaaataaatccGACAGCCACTCGGAGCAAAAGAAGCAAATGTCCTATGGTAATTATAATTCTGTATCCCCTGTAATGATCAAATGTCAGTCTGTGAATACAAATAACGGGAAACATTCTGTAAATCTTACCGAGTTATCCAAACAGGAGCCGTTTGACGCAAACAGGTTGACTCCAGAGGGCGCTAAAAATGCACAGCCGCAAAGTGCAGCAGGGAGAGCACCCATGGGGGACACCAGTGATTCCTCAGTTGGAGTGATTGGGTTGACAATTGAAAGCCGAGCGTCTTCAACAAAGCAGGAAACATTATTGGATATCACAGATAAGAAACCTGAGTCAACAATCCCTAACCAGGGGGCTTTGGCAAAGCTGCAGGCTGCAGTGAAAACCATGGAGCAGCTGtataaatttgaaaaaaatgaatggaaaagGAAGACTGAGCCTCATCTCCTGACAGACAGCCATGTGCTCTCATTGATAGCTGGTGATGAGCATGGAGGACTTGAGGATGACGGCCGGAGAGCATCAATGGAGAGGACAGCCAGAACAGACTCCCACCAAAACCATGACAATAATTCACCCCCACTGGGGGTGTCCCCTGGCACCGTCAGCCTGCTGCGGCGAGAGGACAAAGACCTCTCCATGTTCTTCCAGCAACCTGACAGCCACCGGGACAGGTTGGATGCAAGGTCAATTGAAGCTGTGGGTAAAAGAAACATGTCAAAACCCTCCACTCAAACCAATTTCAGCAACAAAAGCTTCCTCCCCAAGTCCCCGAAATTGCCTGTGTCCTTAAAAGTCAGCCGGACAAAGCCAAGTGGAAAGGAAGGAGCTAAATCAAAGGAGGTTGAGAGGTCCACACAAGAGCTCTTTAGTGTATCAGCTGACAACGAAAACTACCTAACCATTCCTGCAAAGACTAAAATCAGCAGCAACAGACAAGTCTCATctgctgaaaaaacaaaagctgtgtACAACCATACACACCCAAACACTCCTTCAGGACACTTGGGATCTGGCGCAAGGGGATTTGACAACACAGGCTCCAGCATTGTGATGGACACAGGCTTACCTGAGAATCCTCCTGCTACCATCTACCACTCTTTGCCATTGGGAATGTCCACCAATCAGCCGCAGATGTATTGCTTCTCTCCTGCGATCACCCCCGCTCCAACCGTGGACCCCTTCCAGGTCACGCAGAGAAAGATGCTCCTGGATCCCACTACTGGGAGCTACTACCTGGTGGACACTCCTGTGCAGCCGGCCACCAAGCGACTCTTTGACCCTGAAACCGGTCAGTATGTGGACGTGCCCATGCCACAACCTTCCATGACCCCGGTGCCCTTGCCGATCTCACCTTTGGCCCTCAGTCCAGGAGCATACGGACACACCTACATGATCTACCCCGGCTTCATGCCGACCCCGTCCGTGATCCCGGCCCGGACGCTGGTGCAGTCGCAGATGTCGATGCAGTCAGAAGCGGAGGGCGAAGGGAAAGCTGTGATACAGCAGGCCGACGGCAGGTACATGGAGAGTCCCTTCTACATGGCCACAGGAAAGTCTACCAAGCAGGCGGGCCACGGGGCTCATCAGCCGGGCGCCACAAACAGGCCGCTGCAGGCTTTCCCCAGGCAGCCGGTCATCAGCTTCACCTCACAGCAGGGGCCGCGGATCATTGCTCCGCCCTCATTTGACGGGACCACGATGAGCTTCGTGGTTGAGCACAG
- the c7h4orf54 gene encoding uncharacterized protein C4orf54 homolog isoform X2 gives MKTEQTCVETPATLRELKDVLQKEAHRGEEEDPDKKDKSNYVHLELMDVDLCGTNPEKDSGFGQKKDQMPAFINGSNAGALRETEAAKQVAIKTNTETKTHNVSGVGKYVENVKEGPPDPSNLPCLNAKSEGCFKSGVEGERAITQSEVSKRKDNKNPPQGEGLYSIDNYLSGRSDEDSEEEDDDISSVICDDCVSCVTEDESHYITTHEIQLLELSDHEQDFDLGGGSSTSWDIEDDNQVYSFVDYASCNGGGTAGERGDAVQPRSTVATTAVSTPLESDPIDGAKFTSSDESVSKHLQQHLRSGNSSGQIHLSIRTTSRAINDPGSIQERGGILYHARRSGDMSRYVLKGVDGKAETLCDRAKCFIAAPGRLHFGCRLTGKEVTGYSSGASSAVSSLDEADKEVRNLTAKAFKSLAYPYFESINFSTSSESSASEQGKGINSWATFVDLKYGNMNMSRGLDQSVLSHQNSAASFEIAKNIKHIGCKGIALASIKPPSSKIFTLNGEPHSTSSAKQIELTGEFSQSHSGVIRLTETLNFRCNVKSGMSGGERLSKFAQNAAGSRSTDAVTDRLPSGQRRGASKSPSETMEDTHKKAVFASSLIKNVISKKMQFEQERKMERGEISERHPTPSPCLARQESEGHGEKGSKELRRQSSKFSESSAEYAIVYVDELGDLLESGTCDTRSDSRRQDAAAPAPQTNLEPASRAGIAAKKGELEASKSTLLRSQNSAFRCWRDEELELQKDHKNDTTPVRLHSADGKEGEGEQKSAGSGKLTKMSHLFVPSIQLLSGDGEAGQQLQNRNDSPWDGGEIESSNNTLYVAGSVVTSKSPEIKINLRSARDNKMDTFGVSKLRAPNIGCNAASLIRADDLKCQALAAALKGESSDKVPHFMVRDIRDNKGKLQTPIHQVRDVRKLVKSSYHFVSLDKNKSDSHSEQKKQMSYGNYNSVSPVMIKCQSVNTNNGKHSVNLTELSKQEPFDANRLTPEGAKNAQPQSAAGRAPMGDTSDSSVGVIGLTIESRASSTKQETLLDITDKKPESTIPNQGALAKLQAAVKTMEQLYKFEKNEWKRKTEPHLLTDSHVLSLIAGDEHGGLEDDGRRASMERTARTDSHQNHDNNSPPLGVSPGTVSLLRREDKDLSMFFQQPDSHRDRLDARSIEAVGKRNMSKPSTQTNFSNKSFLPKSPKLPVSLKVSRTKPSGKEGAKSKEVERSTQELFSVSADNENYLTIPAKTKISSNRQVSSAEKTKAVYNHTHPNTPSGHLGSGARGFDNTGSSIVMDTGLPENPPATIYHSLPLGMSTNQPQMYCFSPAITPAPTVDPFQVTQRKMLLDPTTGSYYLVDTPVQPATKRLFDPETGQYVDVPMPQPSMTPVPLPISPLALSPGAYGHTYMIYPGFMPTPSVIPARTLVQSQMSMQSEAEGEGKAVIQQADGRYMESPFYMATGKSTKQAGHGAHQPGATNRPLQAFPRQPVISFTSQQGPRIIAPPSFDGTTMSFVVEHR, from the coding sequence ATGAAGACAGAGCAAACCTGTGTGGAGACGCCGGCGACTCTACGGGAGCTCAAAGACGTGCTCCAAAAAGAGGcgcacagaggagaggaggaggacccagacaaaaaagacaaaagcaattACGTCCATTTGGAATTAATGGACGTGGACTTATGCGGGACAAACCCGGAGAAGGACTCTGGCTTTGGCCAAAAGAAAGACCAAATGCCTGCCTTCATCAACGGCAGCAACGCCGGAGCTCTGCGCGAAACGGAAGCGGCCAAGCAGGTGGCGATTAAAACCAATACtgaaactaaaacacacaatgtttcTGGAGTTGGAAAATATGTAGAGAATGTCAAGGAGGGTCCACCTGATCCATCAAATCTCCCTTGTCTTAACGCAAAGTCGGAGGGTTGCTTCAAATCAGGAGTCGAGGGTGAGCGCGCAATAACGCAGTCGGAGGTGtccaaaagaaaagacaacaaaaacccTCCACAAGGTGAGGGATTATACAGTATTGATAACTATCTGAGCGGAAGAAGTGATGAGGATagtgaagaagaggatgatgacATTAGTTCGGTGATTTGCGACGACTGCGTCTCGTGCGTAACGGAGGATGAGTCCCATTATATTACCACGCACGAGATCCAGCTCTTGGAGCTCTCTGATCACGAGCAGGACTTCGATCTCGGTGGcggctcctccaccagctgggaCATCGAGGACGACAACCAGGTGTACTCGTTTGTCGACTACGCCTCGTGTAATGGTGGTGGGacggcgggggagaggggggacgcCGTACAGCCTCGATCAACGGTCGCGACAACAGCAGTCAGCACTCCGCTTGAAAGTGATCCCATCGATGGGGCCAAATTCACCAGCTCAGATGAGAGCGTGTCAAAgcacctgcagcagcacctGCGCAGTGGGAACAGTTCGGGACAGatccacctgtcaatcagaacCACGTCTCGAGCTATAAATGACCCTGGCAGCATCCAAGAACGGGGGGGGATACTGTATCATGCCAGGCGCTCCGGGGATATGAGTCGCTATGTGTTGAAGGGGGTTGATGGGAAGGCAGAGACGTTGTGTGACAGGGCGAAGTGTTTCATAGCCGCGCCCGGACGCTTGCACTTTGGCTGTAGATTGACAGGGAAAGAGGTCACCGGGTATTCCAGCGGTGCATCCAGCGCTGTCAGCTCCCTGGATGAGGCTGACAAGGAGGTACGCAACCTGACAGCCAAAGCCTTCAAGAGCCTGGCGTATCCCTACTTTGAATCCATCAATTTCAGCACCTCTAGCGAGTCTTCGGCATCAGAGCAAGGGAAAGGTATAAACAGTTGGGCTACGTTTGTTGACCTGAAATATGGCAATATGAACATGTCACGGGGTCTGGACCAAAGTGTGCTTTCCCATCAAAACTCTGCAGCCTCATTTGAAATAGCAAAGAATATAAAACATATAGGTTGTAAGGGCATCGCTCTGGCGAGCATCAAACCGCCCTCCAGCAAGATATTCACTCTAAATGGCGAACCCCACAGCACGTCGTCAGCAAAGCAAATCGAGCTGACCGGGGAATTCAGTCAGAGCCACAGCGGAGTGATTAGACTCACGGAGACTTTGAATTTCCGTTGCAATGTCAAATCAGGAATGTCTGGAGGAGAAAGGCTCTCTAAGTTTGCACAAAACGCTGCAGGATCACGTTCCACAGATGCGGTTACCGACAGGTTGCCAAGTGGCCAGAGGAGAGGGGCCAGCAAGTCGCCTTCTGAAACCATGGAAGACACGCACAAGAAAGCCGTATTCGCCTCGAGcctgattaaaaatgtaatttctaaGAAGATGCAGTTCGAGCAGGAGCGCAAGATGGAACGGGGGGAGATAAGCGAGCGGCATCCGACGCCCTCCCCGTGCCTCGCGCGCCAGGAGAGCGAAGGCCACGGGGAGAAGGGAAGCAAGGAGCTGCGCAGACAGAGCTCCAAGTTTTCCGAGAGCAGCGCCGAGTACGCGATTGTGTACGTGGATGAATTGGGGGACCTCTTGGAAAGCGGCACGTGTGATACCAGGAGCGACTCTCGGAGACAAGACGCGGCCGCTCCTGCGCCTCAAACTAATTTAGAACCGGCCAGTAGGGCTGGAATCGCAGCTAAAAAAGGCGAGTTGGAAGCGTCCAAAAGTACGCTCCTTCGCAGCCAAAATAGCGCATTCAGGTGCTGGAGGGACGAGGAGCTAGAGTTGCAAAAGGATCATAAAAACGATACAACTCCGGTGAGGTTGCACTCGGCTGACGGAAAAGAGGGCGAAGGAGAGCAGAAATCAGCGGGAAGCGGCAAACTGACgaaaatgtcacatttgtttGTGCCAAGTATCCAACTGCTATCTGGTGACGGAGAAGCCGGGCAGCAGCTGcagaacagaaatgattctcCATGGGACGGAGGAGAGATCGAAAGCTCTAACAACACGTTGTACGTCGCAGGCTCCGTGGTAACGTCTAAATCTCCTgaaattaaaattaatttaagGAGCGCCAGAGATAATAAAATGGATACTTTCGGCGTTTCTAAACTACGCGCTCCCAATATAGGCTGCAACGCCGCCAGCCTCATCAGGGCGGATGATTTAAAATGCCAGGCGCTGGCTGCAGCTCTGAAAGGTGAGTCGTCAGATAAAGTGCCGCACTTCATGGTCAGAGACATTCGAGATAACAAAGGGAAGCTGCAGACGCCCATCCACCAAGTGAGAGACGTGCGTAAATTGGTGAAAAGTTCTTATCACTTTGTCTCTttagataaaaataaatccGACAGCCACTCGGAGCAAAAGAAGCAAATGTCCTATGGTAATTATAATTCTGTATCCCCTGTAATGATCAAATGTCAGTCTGTGAATACAAATAACGGGAAACATTCTGTAAATCTTACCGAGTTATCCAAACAGGAGCCGTTTGACGCAAACAGGTTGACTCCAGAGGGCGCTAAAAATGCACAGCCGCAAAGTGCAGCAGGGAGAGCACCCATGGGGGACACCAGTGATTCCTCAGTTGGAGTGATTGGGTTGACAATTGAAAGCCGAGCGTCTTCAACAAAGCAGGAAACATTATTGGATATCACAGATAAGAAACCTGAGTCAACAATCCCTAACCAGGGGGCTTTGGCAAAGCTGCAGGCTGCAGTGAAAACCATGGAGCAGCTGtataaatttgaaaaaaatgaatggaaaagGAAGACTGAGCCTCATCTCCTGACAGACAGCCATGTGCTCTCATTGATAGCTGGTGATGAGCATGGAGGACTTGAGGATGACGGCCGGAGAGCATCAATGGAGAGGACAGCCAGAACAGACTCCCACCAAAACCATGACAATAATTCACCCCCACTGGGGGTGTCCCCTGGCACCGTCAGCCTGCTGCGGCGAGAGGACAAAGACCTCTCCATGTTCTTCCAGCAACCTGACAGCCACCGGGACAGGTTGGATGCAAGGTCAATTGAAGCTGTGGGTAAAAGAAACATGTCAAAACCCTCCACTCAAACCAATTTCAGCAACAAAAGCTTCCTCCCCAAGTCCCCGAAATTGCCTGTGTCCTTAAAAGTCAGCCGGACAAAGCCAAGTGGAAAGGAAGGAGCTAAATCAAAGGAGGTTGAGAGGTCCACACAAGAGCTCTTTAGTGTATCAGCTGACAACGAAAACTACCTAACCATTCCTGCAAAGACTAAAATCAGCAGCAACAGACAAGTCTCATctgctgaaaaaacaaaagctgtgtACAACCATACACACCCAAACACTCCTTCAGGACACTTGGGATCTGGCGCAAGGGGATTTGACAACACAGGCTCCAGCATTGTGATGGACACAGGCTTACCTGAGAATCCTCCTGCTACCATCTACCACTCTTTGCCATTGGGAATGTCCACCAATCAGCCGCAGATGTATTGCTTCTCTCCTGCGATCACCCCCGCTCCAACCGTGGACCCCTTCCAGGTCACGCAGAGAAAGATGCTCCTGGATCCCACTACTGGGAGCTACTACCTGGTGGACACTCCTGTGCAGCCGGCCACCAAGCGACTCTTTGACCCTGAAACCGGTCAGTATGTGGACGTGCCCATGCCACAACCTTCCATGACCCCGGTGCCCTTGCCGATCTCACCTTTGGCCCTCAGTCCAGGAGCATACGGACACACCTACATGATCTACCCCGGCTTCATGCCGACCCCGTCCGTGATCCCGGCCCGGACGCTGGTGCAGTCGCAGATGTCGATGCAGTCAGAAGCGGAGGGCGAAGGGAAAGCTGTGATACAGCAGGCCGACGGCAGGTACATGGAGAGTCCCTTCTACATGGCCACAGGAAAGTCTACCAAGCAGGCGGGCCACGGGGCTCATCAGCCGGGCGCCACAAACAGGCCGCTGCAGGCTTTCCCCAGGCAGCCGGTCATCAGCTTCACCTCACAGCAGGGGCCGCGGATCATTGCTCCGCCCTCATTTGACGGGACCACGATGAGCTTCGTGGTTGAGCACAGGTGA